A segment of the Lolium perenne isolate Kyuss_39 chromosome 3, Kyuss_2.0, whole genome shotgun sequence genome:
TTTCGAGAAAAATAACATGCTGAAAGAATTCTACATTCCGACCTATATTTTTATGCCAGAGTCCTCAGTGGAGCAAGTTCCTCAAATACCCAGCTGTCCAGTGATTGTTTTTATTAACACAAAAAGTGGTGGGCAACTGGGACATGATTTAATTGTCTCGTATCGTAAGCTTCTCAATCATGCTCAGGTACATACTTTCAAGGTCACCATATATATACTTGTTCACTATTCAGCACCCCTGCATTTTTACTGCAGATCTAAATATATGGATTTAGGGGTAGTTCTAAATTTCTGAATTGCAGGTATTTGATCTACTTGACGAAGCTCCAGACAAAGTCTTGCACAGACTCTATAGCAACTTGGAAAGACTCAAGCGTGATGGAGATACTTTTGCTGCTGAAATCCATAGAAGATTGAGGCTAATAGTGAGTGCAACTAGGCATCATTCTCCAGATATCTTGATAATGTTCTACCATTATTTTGTCCCATTCATTATTTAATTCGGCTGAATATACATATTATTGTCATGGCAATTTAATTAGGTTGCTGGAGGTGATGGAACAGCAGGTTGGTTGCTTGGAGTTGTATCTGATCTCAAGCTAGTTCATCCACCTCCCGTTGCTACAGTTCCCCTAGGAACTGGAAATAACCTGCCATATTCATTTGGATGGGTATGTATCTCAGAAGTAGTTTATCAATACAATCTTGTTCCAGTTAGATCTTCCTATACTAGCACAGTGTGTTATACTTGCGTGAGCCATTTTTCTTAGACCTGCTTTCACTTGACCATATGACCTAAAATGTTGGATTCAAATAGTTTTTTTTGTGCATAAAAAACGTATATCTTTGGTAAAAAAGCATACTATCTTTGGTAAAAAACATACATGTCTCATCGTCTTGAACGTAAGTAAATGCCGATATTAGTGCCGTATATCTGTTGGATTTTCTGTTCAGAAGTTCGATACTGCTGTTTCTTCTGGTTGGGGTTAAGATATTCCTCGACCCTCGTGAACTTGTCTGTTGTGATGCCATGTATATGTCCCAGTTTCTATATAATACAATACTTTATATTATGGGCTGTGAACTCAATAGTAGCACATAATCGTTGTGCAGGGTAAGAGAAATCCTGGCACGGATTGCGAGTCTGTCATATCGTTCCTACAGTTAGTAAAAGAAGCAAGAGAGATAAACATTGATAGGTGGGTTTCTTTTGTACAGTTATCATGATCCTTCTGTATTGATCTTCATATGGATGTTATTTTATATTGTTATTACTGCAATGTTCCAGCTGGCATACTGTCATGAGAATGAAATGCCCAAAACGTTCTCCTTGCGATCCAATTGCTCCTTCTGATTTGCCACATTCTCTGCATGCATTTCACCGTGTGCCAAAGACAGATCCACAAGATATGGTAAGTATTGTTGAAGTGGACTAATTTTATGTATAATTCACCTATTTAGCTTATTGTGTTAACTTAGTCACTGTTTTTTTGTAAATGCTTTTGCTTTTCTGTGATGCTGTCATGCACTTCTGGAAAGAGCTCTATCAGCACCTTGGTTATACATATTTGTCATGAGAACATGGCATTATTTAGACAAATATCCAAGGACTACAGCATTCCCGAAAGTATACTTTCTTGTTTGTGGTCTTCTGCTTTTCTGTATTTAGTTGTCTAGGTTTTCATAAATGGGTCTTATTTATAATTTTTCTTACACTAATGTTAAAAACACGAGTTTATTTGATTTGCGCTGTCCGTTTCTCCATCTATAGATTGAATTGCAAATGTCAAAAGGTGAATATGATCTTTTTGAATCATGTGATTCCCATAGTATCTGACTAACCATAGTTTAATTTGTCCCAGGAATATTCTTACACATATCGTGGGGGGTTTTGGAATTATTTCAGTATGGGTGAGTTACTTTTTCAGTGTACTTTATATGTTGGTAATATTTATTTTAATTGATTCTTGTTATGCTACGAAATTGAGCGGAAAGAAAAGAACAGAACTTTTTTGCTTGGCTAAACAGCCAAAGGCTGAAAGACTCTTTGATTCTTGTCACAGGAATGGATGCCCAAGTGTCTTATGCATTTCATTCTGAGAGGAAATTGCATCCAGAGAAATTCAAGAACCAGTTGTCTAATCAGGTTAACTAAGCATCTGTGCATTTCCTCTTATCTAATATATTATTTCCCAGCTTGGTTTTAATTGGTTTTAATCTGTCTCTTAAGATAGTATAGAAACCAATCTAATCTCCTTTTTTTATCTTTAGTACAGAAAACATATTTAAAACTGGCATGCACACAAGGATGGTTCTGTGCCAAGTTAAGTCATCCTATGTCAAGGTAATTCCTTTCTGGCACTAAGTTGGGTCTGGAATTTTTTTGTTTAAACAAAAATGTTCGTCGCAAACACAATATTATTATTTTTACATCAGAAAAAGTAGTCCAGGTTTGTGATAACATTGCATTCGGCTCACGTAATTCTTGAATGCCTTTCACTGAACAACAGGAATATTGCTCAACTCGCAAAAGTAAAGATAATGAAGAAATCTGGAAAATGGGAAAACTTGGAAATTCCACAGAGGTAATTCTAATGGTGTCTCCCTTTTAGGATACTGAAAGTGGCCATGTGTCTGGAGATTATGTTCTTTTTTGAACTAGGAGTATGTTCTCATCATTGAGCACAGATGGAACTTTGACGTTTCAGTTATAACACGAAGGTTTCTGTAAAAAAGTTAAACACGGCAACCTATAAGCTTAAAGGCAGTAAGATTTCAAAAATAAGATCTATTCTTGTAGGAGGATCTGACTTACAAACCTCATCTCCCCTAATATATGTTTCTAAATACTTCTCCTGTTGACTTTGAACCTTTGGCAATgttatttttctaagtatttagtTTGATTATGTTAAAGTacatttttaagctatttttgttACCATGCACTTCCATAACATCTAACATACATAGCATGTACAATATGGGTTGTCAAAGTTTAGCTTGAAATATTTGCGCAAAGCCAAAAACAGGGCCAAGTAATTTGGAGATGTAGTATGTTTTAAGTTGATTTCTCTAAGCAATATGATGTGAGAATTCATCTTCAAAATTTGGCTCTACTTCATAATGTTCTTAACAAGTTTTTACACAAATGCAGTATCCGGTCCATTGTTTGTCTGAATTTACCCAGCTTCTCTGGTGGACTGAATCCCTGGGGAACACCAAGTAAGAGGAAGCAAAGAAAAGTGAGTGACATGCTGTTAACATCACTTCTAGCACCAAAAAATATCTGGTGCTATTGTTCTTAATTTAAACATTTCTCTCTTAATGCAGAGAGATTTGGTAATGCCTCCACTTGTGGATGATGGACTTCTGGAGATCGTGGGTTTCAAAGATGCTTGGCATGGTCTTGTGTTGTTATCTCCAAAAGGTCATGGCACTCGTCTCGGTCAGGTAAATATTAGTATTACTTGGATAGCTATTTACTACTACTCCGTTCTAAGATGTAAGGTGCTACACGTCTCGAGTTTGACCAACAACTATACCAATAAAATGAGACTTATGTGAAACAGTCGAATGATAAATAGATCACCTTGTTAGTAGATGGATGTAAGTTACAGACTCTATGCCGAAATTTATTGGACAAAATGTAAACTAGCTTTAACATATTTTGCACTCAGTTTAAACTTTCAAGGACACTGAAACTCTATTCCTTCCCAGGCCCATGGTGTTCGATTCAAATTTCACCGGGGTGCAGCTGAACATGCTTACATGAGACTTGATGGGGAGCCCTGGAAGCAACCTCTTCCACAGGATAACGGCAAGGTCGTGGTGGAGATATCCCATGCCGGACAGGTCAAGATGCTTGCCACCAAAGACTGTATAGCTAAAGGCATCCACGAGTCCCCGGCTATGTCAGCAGTCCATACAGATTCAAGCTCCAGTGATGACTCAGACGATGACTTCACAGAGGAGAGGAGAAACTTCGGTGCTGCCTTGTCGTTCCACTACCTGAGTGATGTGAAAAAAACAGTAGAACTTGCATCCTAGAATGGGCCTTGTACAGTTTGTCTTGTAGAAGATAGATTGTTGCACAAATTTTGTGGAACAGTGGACGTTGCCCTGTAAAATCCGTTTGCTGGCAAAGTTGTTTGTGTATGAAGAGTTGGTGTGCCGTGCAGCCTAGTGGGTTACCGACTATATTGCACCATAAGCATTTGCAAACGCAGTTTCACTCTCAGTAAAAGGCGGCAACACATAGACTAAGAAACAACAGTGATTGATCATAAACAACAGATAAACCGGAATCAGTCATGCCAGTAAGCCCACATGGTCAACCATCCCACATAGCATTGCTAGTATAATTATATGAACTTGCAAGGGCCACCTTGGAACGCAAGATTCTAAAAAAAAGGTAATATGAGAAATGTAGGACTGAGATGCCGCGATAATATTGCATCGTACAATTCGCAAACAGAGCTCTTTGGATGCTCCTCGTGAATTTTGTCAGATTTTGAACAGAGAAGTAACACAAAAGGATGTGATCTAAGCTCTTGCTAGTATTCCTAAAGAATTAGGTAGTAAAAGAACAATCAACAGGTATTTTGGTTTTCTCATTCATTTGATCCACAGGGCAGAAGCTCAGCGGAGAAAGGTTTATAAGTTTATCTTGATTTCCTCATACCAGCTACCAGCTTTGCTTGCATCCTCGACCACAAACTCTAAATTGCAATCCATAGCTAAGTACTAAATTTAATTCATCATCCATCTGGGCATACAGAACTTTAGCAGTTCTGCACATATTTAGTTGAGCAACTTATTATCGGCAATCGGACACGCCAGCCATCCTCGTCTTACACATTGATTATATTTGCACCACATTGGTAGTTGCATCATTGACGTTTATCTTAATGTTCTCGAAAATGGTTGTCTGATATACTGTAAGAGTGTAAGGAGATGGTAGATTCACCTCACCTATATGGTTAGGACTTCGATAATTTGATTGATAGTATCTCAACTTTGGTCTGGACATTGTTCACATTAATTTGTTATCTAAATCCCTAGGATTTGATGACTAATTTGGTGTGAACTCTACTGTTTTGTAAGCCTTACAGAATATATTAATCCCGGTTGTGGGTTGCAACTTCTTGTTTCTTCAGATAAACAGTCCAAACAGAGTGATCTCTTACATCCTCTATATTCTCTAGATATATTTTCACTTCATTTCTGTTTTGCTTATCAGGACAATGATCTCTTACCCACCAATAAACTTTCCAGGGAGGTTTTTGTTGATCTGAATTACGTAATTTGTTTGGCAATGATTGTA
Coding sequences within it:
- the LOC127344045 gene encoding diacylglycerol kinase 1, translating into MDNSFEKNNMLKEFYIPTYIFMPESSVEQVPQIPSCPVIVFINTKSGGQLGHDLIVSYRKLLNHAQVFDLLDEAPDKVLHRLYSNLERLKRDGDTFAAEIHRRLRLIVAGGDGTAGWLLGVVSDLKLVHPPPVATVPLGTGNNLPYSFGWGKRNPGTDCESVISFLQLVKEAREINIDSWHTVMRMKCPKRSPCDPIAPSDLPHSLHAFHRVPKTDPQDMEYSYTYRGGFWNYFSMGMDAQVSYAFHSERKLHPEKFKNQLSNQKTYLKLACTQGWFCAKLSHPMSRNIAQLAKVKIMKKSGKWENLEIPQSIRSIVCLNLPSFSGGLNPWGTPSKRKQRKRDLVMPPLVDDGLLEIVGFKDAWHGLVLLSPKGHGTRLGQAHGVRFKFHRGAAEHAYMRLDGEPWKQPLPQDNGKVVVEISHAGQVKMLATKDCIAKGIHESPAMSAVHTDSSSSDDSDDDFTEERRNFGAALSFHYLSDVKKTVELAS